Proteins encoded together in one Triticum dicoccoides isolate Atlit2015 ecotype Zavitan chromosome 7B, WEW_v2.0, whole genome shotgun sequence window:
- the LOC119341820 gene encoding AT-hook motif nuclear-localized protein 10-like produces the protein MGGGAMSEAAGEAAYGADMPKSPLHPQPEPIIDAHPDDAHEGSASYSAPRSSFPAAGSSVVHVPAMSASSEPPKQKRGRPRKYTPDGTKPPAIFPAPYPIGVVASPTPALPPGFTLGLWGLGVVRPQAPPALPSPLPPPPSENSKQRAKKKRVWPPHSTTSKKQRELAVPEPGATGFVPQVITIQGGEDVAAKVMSYCGNGWAVFILSAEGAVRNVTLKQPASSPGTVIYEGYFDIVSLSGVYLLSKSNGVSTLKGGFSISLVGHDGSLFGGGLAGPLIAASPVQVVFGRFAADEKEEIKQDVAIGRFAADGKEEIKQDVASGSFTADEEEEIKQDVVSGTPDATTPTAAPNESSIGSGSPSN, from the exons ATGGGAGGAGGGGCCATGTCGGAGGCGGCGGGTGAGGCGGCGTATGGCGCGGACATGCCCAAGAGCCCGCTTCATCCGCAGCCAGAACCCATCATTGACGCCCACCCAGATGATGCCCACGAAGGTAGCGCTTCCTATTCTGCACCGCGCTCATCGTTTCCCGCGGCCGGCAGCAGTGTTGTGCATGTGCCTGCCATGAGCGCGAGCTCTGAGCCACCCAAGCAGAAGCGTGGCCGCCCGCGGAAGTACACCCCAGATGGTACTAAGCCGCCAGCTATCTTCCCAGCACCATATCCTATTGGTGTTGTCGCTTCCCCGACACCTGCTCTACCCCCGGGCTTCACGTTGGGATTGTGGGGCTTAGGTGTCGTGAGGCCCCAGGCGCCACCAGCACTGCCGTCGCCATTACCGCCACCACCCTCTGAGAATTCAAAACAACGGGCCAAGAAGAAGAGGGTATGGCCGCCGCACTCCACAACTAGCAAGAAGCAGCGGGAGTTGGCAGTACCAG AGCCAGGTGCGACTGGATTCGTTCCTCAGGTCATCACAATCCAAGGTGGAGAG GATGTAGCAGCCAAAGTCATGTCCTATTGTGGGAATGGGTGGGCAGTTTTTATCCTGTCTGCCGAGGGCGCCGTGCGCAATGTGACACTGAAGCAACCAGCTTCTTCCCCTGGAACTGTTATTTATGAG GGTTATTTTGACATTGTCTCTTTGTCTGGCGTGTATCTGCTGTCAAAAAGTAATGGAGTGAGCACTCTAAAAGGTGGATTCAGTATTTCGCTTGTTGGtcatgatggctctctcttcggcgGTGGGTTAGCAGGACCTCTGATTGCAGCTTCACCAGTTCAG GTGGTCTTTGGAAGGTTTGCAGCTGATGAAAAAGAGGAGATCAAACAGGATGTGGCCATTGGAAGGTTTGCAGCTGATGGAAAAGAGGAGATCAAACAGGATGTGGCCAGTGGAAGTTTTACAGCTGATGAAGAAGAGGAGATCAAACAGGATGTGGTCAGTGGAACTCCAGATGCTACTACACCGACTGCCGCTCCGAATGAATCCTCTATTGGTTCAGGAAGCCCATCAAACTAG